A stretch of the Lytechinus variegatus isolate NC3 chromosome 5, Lvar_3.0, whole genome shotgun sequence genome encodes the following:
- the LOC121414782 gene encoding scavenger receptor cysteine-rich type 1 protein M130-like yields the protein MKCMSGLLPCLVVCLVYVGSVCAQTEHVEGDIRLVDGISNSNQGRVEIYHNGVWGTVCGRNWGWEEATVVCRQLYLGEVLLQKAFFGNGSGPIYVGADCHDHDFHIDDCHGYWEEVPTTCTHEDDVAVICYPEDHEEVVDGLTMWQELIIIIAFAISLMLFLKMVKFVEDSKVDVVGDDIALKEIKTDDHPYAASQHVSTADECHVPADTEAASTSKQVDYASKSDDTTSAFEVTASETDVNKKELNETEGVQKHISRDKPNIQSVDVSVQTVE from the exons ATGAAGTGCATGAGTGGTTTGCTCCCATGTCTGGTTGTGTGTTTGGTTTATGTTGGCTCGGTGTGTGCCCAAACGGAACATGTTGAAG GTGATATCCGTCTGGTTGATGGGATCTCCAATTCCAACCAAGGTCGAGTGGAGATTTATCACAACGGTGTCTGGGGGACGGTCTGTGGCAGAAATTGGGGTTGGGAGGAGGCTACCGTTGTCTGCAGACAGTTGTATTTGGGGGAGGTCCTGCTCCAGAAGGCGTTTTTCGGCAACGGTTCTGGGCCTATATACGTCGGGGCAGACTGTCACGACCATGACTTCCACATCGATGATTGTCATGGGTACTGGGAAGAGGTACCGACCACCTGTACACACGAGGATGATGTGGCTGTGATCTGCTACCCAGAGGACCATGAAGAAG TCGTTGACGGTTTAACGATGTGGCAGGAATTGATCATCATAATTGCATTTGCAATCTCCTTAATGCTCTTTCTTAAAATGGTCAAATTTGTAG AAGACAGCAAGGTTGATGTTGTCGGTGATGACATTGctcttaaagaaataaaaactgaCGACCATCCATATGCCGCTAGCCAACATGTTAGTACAGCTGATGAGTGTCATGTCCCAGCTGATACAGAGGCTGCATCAACAAGTAAACAGGTAGACTACGCAAGTAAAAGTGATGACACAACGAGTGCATTTGAGGTCACTGCAAGCGAGACCGATGTCAACAAAAAGGAACTAAATGAGACTGAAGGAGTACAGAAACATATTTCAAGAGATAAACCCAACATCCAAAGTGTAGATGTTTCTGTTCAGACTGTAGAGTGA